The DNA sequence ACATGGCGTAATAAAGGCCTTTTTTATCCAGCAGTTCCGCGTGTTTCCCGGATTCGGCAATGCGGCCCTTTTCCAGCACATAAATGCAATCAGCATGCATGATCGTGGATAAGCGATGCGCGATCATAATGGTGATATGGTCCTGCATTTCGGAAACATCACGGATGGTCTGGCTGATTTCCTTTTCAGTAATGGAATCAAGCGCTGAGGTAGCTTCGTCAAAAACCAGCAGGCTCGGCCTTCTCAGCAGGGCCCTTGCAATGGAAAGGCGCTGTTTTTCGCCTCCGGAAACCTTAACTCCGCCTTCCCCGATCAACGTATCCAGGCCCTTGTCAGCGCGGGCCAGCAAGGACTGACAGGCTGCCTTGTTCAATACTTCCATGCATTCCTTATCAGTAGCGGAAGGATTTACAAAAAGGAGGTTTTCCCGGATGCTCCCTGAGAAAAGCTGCGTGTCCTGGGTAACAAACCCGATGTTTTCCCGGAACTCTTCAAAGTCAACGACCCGGTCGGAAAAGCCATTGTAAAAGATCTCGCCTTCCTGAGGATGATACAAGCCAACCAGCAGTTTTACCAGCGTTGTCTTCCCGGCGCCGGAAGGCCCAACGAAGGCAATGGTATCGCCCTTCCCCGTAGAAAAGGAAATATGCTCCAGCGCATTCCGGTTCGCGCTCTGGTGCCGGAAGCTTACCTTATCGAATTGAAGGGACCGGATGTCGCCGATCTTTTCCGGATGAGCCGGGCGCCTTTCTTTCGGGCGCGCTAAAATGCTTTGGAAATTGGCCAGGGAAATTTCTGTTTCCCGGTAGGTATTGATAATGTTTCCCAGTTCCTGCAGCGGGCCGAAAATAAAGAAAGAATAGATCCAGAGGGAAAAGAATTGCCCTACGGTAATTTCCTGCCGGAAGATCAGGTACAGCATAATAAAGAGGATCGAGTTCCGCAGGAAGTTGACGGAAGTCCCCTGGATAAAACTCAGGCTGCGGATATACTTGATCTTCTTCAGCTCGAAGCCAAGTATTTTAGTGGTCGTTGTGTTCAGCCGGCCAATTTCCTGCTTAGCCAGCCCCAGGCTTTTTACCAGTTCAATATTGCGGAGCGATTCGGTAGTTGAACCGGCCAGGGCCGTAGTCTCATCCACAATGCGTCTTTGCATCTTTTTAATGCGCTTGCTCAGCGCGGAGCTAAGCAGGCCCAGAATAGGTACCGTGGCCAAATAAACCGGCGCGATCAGCCAATGCACCGTCATCGCGTAAACACTCACAAAGACGACACCCACAAGCGTGGTAAATACCACGTTTATAAAGGAGATAATGAATTTTTCAACGTCGGTGCGGAGCTTTACAAGGATGCCAAGCGTTTCGCCGCTTCGCTGGTCTTCAAATACTTCGTAAGGCAATTCCAGGGAATGCCCCAGACCGTCGCAGTACATCTTGGCGCCGGTACGCTGCACGATCACATTGGTAAAATAATCCTGGAAGTTCTTGGCGATCCGCGATACCAGGGCAACCCCTATGGCGGCTCCCAGCAGCAGCAGTACGCCGTTAAAGAATTCTTCAGAGGTCAGCTCATTGAACTTCATGGCGTAATTATCAATTACATGCCTGAAAATGAGGGGGTCAAGCAGGGAGAATACCTGGTTAATGGTGGCTAGCAGAAGGGTAAACAGCAGCAGCCATTTATGATCCTTCAGGTAAGCATACAATATTTTCATGAACGAGGTTTGGTGTGTGTGAATAATTATATTGAGAGAAAACAAAAAAGGAAGGATTTTGATTCCTTCCTTTTTAAAAAATGCTGCTTGTCCCGGCCGGACAGGTTTTATCCTGCTCCTCCTGCAGCCCGGATCTTCCGTCTTTAAACGGTCATTATGTCCTTTTCCTTTGCTTCAAACAGTTTGTCAACACTGCTGATATGCTGGTCGGTCAGTTTCTGGACTTCGTCTTCCCCGATCTTGATCTCGTCTTCGGAAACATGTTCGTTCGTTAATTTCTTGATCTTTTCATTCGCTTCCTTCCGGATGTTGCGAACGGCGATCTTGCCCTGCTCCGCTTCATTGCGGATCTTCTTTACCAGGTCCTTGCGGCGTTCTTCCGTAAGCGGCGGAACGGATATCCGGATAAGGCTGCCGTCATTCTGCGGGTTGAAACCCAGGTTGGCTTCCATGATGGCCTTCTCAATAGGCTGCAGCATGGATTTTTCCCAGGGCTGTACCACAATGGTCCGCGGATCAGGCGTGTTTACATTACTTACCTGGTTCAGCGGCATCATGCTGCCATAATAATCAACCTGAATACTGTCCAGCATGGAGGGCATGGCTTTTCCCGCCCGTATTTTTGCAAGTTCGGCTTCCGTATGAGCAACGGCTTTCCGCATCGCGTCTTTCGCTTCTGATAAATGTAATTGTACTAACTCGTTCATGGCTGATTCAATTTGATGATAAATTATTCGGCATGTACCAGGGTACCAATAAGCTCACCCTGGGTTATCTTCATAAAATTGCCTTTTTTGTTCATATCAAATACAATGATCGGTAATTTGTTTTCCTGGCACAGGGTAAAAGCAGTCATGTCCATTACTTTCAGGCCCTTTTCGTAAGCTTCCGTGTACGTGAGATTGTCAAAGCGTACAGCGTCTTTTACTATTTCAGGGTCGGCTGTATAAATGCCGTCTACCCGTGTTCCCTTCAGCACTACGTCAGCTTCA is a window from the Anseongella ginsenosidimutans genome containing:
- a CDS encoding ABC transporter ATP-binding protein; this translates as MKILYAYLKDHKWLLLFTLLLATINQVFSLLDPLIFRHVIDNYAMKFNELTSEEFFNGVLLLLGAAIGVALVSRIAKNFQDYFTNVIVQRTGAKMYCDGLGHSLELPYEVFEDQRSGETLGILVKLRTDVEKFIISFINVVFTTLVGVVFVSVYAMTVHWLIAPVYLATVPILGLLSSALSKRIKKMQRRIVDETTALAGSTTESLRNIELVKSLGLAKQEIGRLNTTTTKILGFELKKIKYIRSLSFIQGTSVNFLRNSILFIMLYLIFRQEITVGQFFSLWIYSFFIFGPLQELGNIINTYRETEISLANFQSILARPKERRPAHPEKIGDIRSLQFDKVSFRHQSANRNALEHISFSTGKGDTIAFVGPSGAGKTTLVKLLVGLYHPQEGEIFYNGFSDRVVDFEEFRENIGFVTQDTQLFSGSIRENLLFVNPSATDKECMEVLNKAACQSLLARADKGLDTLIGEGGVKVSGGEKQRLSIARALLRRPSLLVFDEATSALDSITEKEISQTIRDVSEMQDHITIMIAHRLSTIMHADCIYVLEKGRIAESGKHAELLDKKGLYYAMWRQQVGEKGRDASFAPTSV
- the frr gene encoding ribosome recycling factor, with the translated sequence MNELVQLHLSEAKDAMRKAVAHTEAELAKIRAGKAMPSMLDSIQVDYYGSMMPLNQVSNVNTPDPRTIVVQPWEKSMLQPIEKAIMEANLGFNPQNDGSLIRISVPPLTEERRKDLVKKIRNEAEQGKIAVRNIRKEANEKIKKLTNEHVSEDEIKIGEDEVQKLTDQHISSVDKLFEAKEKDIMTV